A region from the Halobellus litoreus genome encodes:
- a CDS encoding molybdopterin molybdotransferase MoeA yields MDSADTDDTSPERQSAGFKDRTRVDAARRTLLDAATPHDRTDRLSLVPADGRALAEPIASARAVPDYERAAMDGWAVRARDTFGASDRSPGVLRVADGEAESVPETPVGPETAVRVHTGSELPEGADAVVMIEHAERVGDDLEVFDAVTEGENVAPVGEDVAEGQELFEPGHRLRPSDLGLLKSVGVDRVSVYERPTVGVIPTGEELVQEDPKPGEVIETNGLTVSRLVERWGGLPTYRNVVTDDESALRAAIQRDLTKDVVVTTGGSSVGARDLLPEVVDDLGEVLVHGVALKPGHPVALGIVEETPVVMLPGYPVAAIVNAVQFLRPLVKRVGHLPDDPQPTTDARLARKIPSEPGVRTFARVRLADAGGSDTGSEPEGGDLPEATPTRASGSGVLSSVALADGWVAVPEGREGYDAGERVAVEHWEWSA; encoded by the coding sequence ATGGATTCTGCGGACACCGACGACACGTCGCCCGAGCGTCAGTCGGCCGGGTTCAAGGACCGAACCCGGGTCGACGCCGCCCGGCGGACGCTGCTGGACGCGGCGACGCCACACGACCGAACCGACCGACTCTCGCTCGTCCCCGCGGACGGCCGCGCGCTCGCGGAGCCGATCGCCTCCGCGCGCGCCGTCCCGGACTACGAGCGCGCGGCGATGGACGGCTGGGCGGTCCGCGCCCGCGACACCTTCGGCGCGTCGGACCGCTCCCCGGGCGTCCTGCGCGTCGCGGACGGGGAGGCCGAGTCCGTCCCCGAGACGCCCGTCGGCCCCGAGACCGCCGTCCGGGTTCACACCGGCAGCGAACTCCCCGAGGGGGCCGACGCCGTCGTGATGATCGAACACGCCGAGCGCGTCGGCGACGACCTCGAAGTCTTCGACGCCGTCACCGAGGGCGAGAACGTCGCGCCCGTCGGCGAGGACGTCGCCGAGGGCCAGGAGCTGTTCGAGCCGGGCCACCGCCTCCGGCCCTCCGACCTCGGCCTCTTGAAGTCCGTCGGCGTCGACCGCGTGAGCGTCTACGAACGGCCCACGGTCGGCGTGATCCCGACCGGCGAGGAGTTGGTCCAGGAGGACCCCAAGCCGGGCGAGGTGATCGAGACCAACGGGCTCACCGTCTCCCGACTCGTCGAGCGCTGGGGCGGCCTCCCCACCTACCGCAACGTCGTCACCGACGACGAGTCGGCACTGCGGGCGGCGATCCAGCGTGACCTGACGAAAGACGTCGTGGTGACGACCGGCGGCTCCTCGGTGGGCGCGCGCGACCTCCTCCCGGAGGTCGTCGACGACCTCGGCGAAGTGCTCGTCCACGGCGTCGCGCTCAAGCCGGGGCACCCCGTCGCGCTCGGGATCGTCGAGGAGACGCCTGTCGTGATGCTCCCCGGTTACCCCGTCGCGGCCATCGTCAACGCCGTGCAGTTCCTGCGGCCGCTCGTGAAACGCGTGGGCCATCTCCCGGACGATCCCCAGCCGACCACCGACGCGCGACTCGCGCGGAAAATCCCGAGCGAACCCGGCGTGCGGACGTTCGCGCGGGTTCGACTGGCGGACGCCGGAGGCTCTGACACCGGCAGCGAACCGGAGGGCGGCGACCTCCCCGAGGCGACGCCGACCCGCGCGTCCGGGTCGGGCGTCCTCTCCTCGGTCGCCCTTGCGGACGGCTGGGTCGCCGTTCCCGAGGGGCGCGAGGGCTACGACGCGGGCGAACGCGTCGCCGTCGAGCACTGGGAGTGGTCCGCGTGA
- a CDS encoding ABC1 kinase family protein, whose translation MVTLVNLRAYWRFLVVVRQFFPLIVAYTRDRRKYVLFGGSRRVDTETRIERAEILLDSLLTLGPTFIKLGQLLSTRPDILPAEYIDVLSSLQDDVPPAPWEESRQVLEAELGPVDDAFEDFDRDPISGASLGQVYTARYDDEPVAVKVRRPGIEDLVEADLRVVRWSLPLIRRFIGQGRAFSLENLADEFAKTIRQEMDYSREKRILEEIKANFADSPEIRIPRPIDARSGPRVLTMEYLPGTKINDVETLDEKGIDRTQLATTLQRVYLQMIVDDGVFHADPHPGNLAVTDDGEVIFYDFGMSGRVEPFIQEKIIDFYVAVANQNIDAILDTLIEMGTLSPEADRQVMGDVMELAIADARGEDIEQYRVQQIIEQVESTIYEFPLRLPQDLALVLRVATVVEGVCVTLDPDFDFISVATDYLEEEGYYEETARQLIQKGGKQVQETSRALFEVPPKLNRALDRVENENLAVNVRLEDENDVLDRLARRIVYGLFVAVGALSTAILYAFEGASVVPAAVAAVLTLPALVALYRSFRRKKGIRAKPQFTRQSMRERRGRK comes from the coding sequence GTGGTCACGCTGGTGAACCTCCGCGCGTACTGGCGATTCCTCGTCGTCGTCCGACAGTTCTTCCCGCTGATCGTCGCGTACACCCGGGATCGACGGAAGTACGTCCTGTTCGGCGGGAGCCGACGCGTCGACACCGAGACCCGCATCGAACGCGCAGAAATCCTCCTGGACTCCCTGCTGACGCTGGGACCGACGTTCATCAAACTGGGGCAACTGCTCTCGACTCGCCCGGACATCCTGCCGGCGGAGTACATCGACGTGCTGTCGAGCCTCCAGGACGACGTTCCGCCGGCCCCCTGGGAGGAGTCGCGGCAGGTCCTCGAAGCGGAACTCGGTCCCGTGGACGACGCGTTCGAGGACTTCGACCGCGACCCGATCAGCGGCGCGAGCCTGGGCCAGGTGTACACCGCGCGGTACGACGATGAGCCGGTCGCAGTGAAGGTCCGCCGCCCGGGGATCGAGGACCTCGTCGAGGCCGACCTCCGCGTGGTCCGGTGGTCGCTGCCGCTCATCCGGCGCTTCATCGGGCAGGGACGGGCGTTCTCGCTGGAGAACCTCGCCGACGAGTTCGCGAAGACGATCCGCCAGGAGATGGACTACAGCCGGGAAAAGCGTATTCTCGAAGAGATCAAGGCGAACTTCGCCGACAGCCCGGAGATCCGGATCCCGCGACCCATCGACGCGCGTTCCGGACCGCGCGTGCTCACGATGGAGTACCTCCCGGGAACGAAGATCAACGACGTCGAGACGCTCGACGAGAAGGGGATCGACCGCACACAGCTGGCGACGACGCTCCAGCGCGTCTACCTCCAGATGATCGTCGACGACGGCGTCTTCCACGCCGACCCCCACCCGGGGAACCTCGCAGTCACCGACGACGGCGAGGTCATCTTCTACGACTTCGGGATGTCCGGGCGGGTCGAACCGTTCATCCAGGAGAAGATCATCGACTTCTACGTCGCCGTCGCGAACCAGAACATCGACGCCATCCTCGACACGCTCATCGAGATGGGGACGCTCTCGCCGGAGGCCGACAGGCAGGTGATGGGCGACGTGATGGAACTGGCCATCGCCGACGCCCGCGGGGAGGACATCGAGCAGTACCGCGTCCAGCAGATCATCGAACAGGTGGAGTCGACCATCTACGAGTTCCCGCTGCGACTGCCGCAGGACCTGGCGTTGGTGCTCCGGGTCGCGACCGTCGTCGAAGGCGTCTGCGTGACGCTCGACCCCGACTTCGACTTCATCTCCGTCGCGACCGACTACCTCGAAGAGGAGGGCTACTACGAGGAGACGGCCCGGCAGTTGATTCAGAAGGGCGGGAAACAGGTTCAGGAGACCTCTCGGGCCCTGTTCGAGGTGCCACCGAAACTGAACCGAGCCCTCGACCGCGTCGAGAACGAGAACCTCGCGGTCAACGTCCGTCTGGAGGACGAGAACGACGTGCTGGACCGACTCGCCCGCCGGATCGTCTACGGCCTCTTCGTCGCCGTCGGGGCGCTCTCGACGGCGATTCTCTACGCGTTCGAGGGGGCGAGCGTGGTTCCGGCGGCCGTGGCCGCGGTGCTGACGCTGCCGGCGTTGGTGGCGCTGTACCGTTCGTTCCGTCGGAAAAAGGGTATTCGAGCGAAACCGCAGTTCACGCGGCAGAGTATGCGCGAGCGACGCGGCCGAAAGTAA
- a CDS encoding arginase family protein has protein sequence MFPGATASRADAAYVVVGAPLDISTTFRPGTRFGPERIRRFARPFDDYDRRTDLRFSDCSVHDYGDVRAWDDAAEYLAWLSGELRDVVRDDAVPLLLGGEHTVTAAGVEAVSPEVFVCLDAHLDLREAYDGNEYSHATVTRRILDGTGGEDGDHAGGADDDGAANEADAAVAAVDEAVVLGARTGSPAEWDRAEADDVTVVAPEDVADFDLAAHLDGRSAYLSVDVDAADPGFAPGTGTPEPFGLEPREMRDVVRTVAPRAAGFDVVEVNDRDDGQAASLAAKLCREFVFAHADS, from the coding sequence ATGTTCCCAGGGGCGACCGCATCGCGTGCCGACGCCGCGTACGTCGTCGTGGGCGCCCCGCTGGATATCTCGACAACGTTTCGACCCGGGACCCGCTTCGGTCCCGAGAGAATCCGGCGGTTCGCCCGGCCGTTCGACGACTACGACCGGCGAACCGACCTGCGTTTTTCGGACTGTTCGGTCCACGACTACGGCGACGTCCGCGCCTGGGACGATGCCGCGGAGTACCTCGCGTGGCTCTCGGGCGAACTCCGGGACGTCGTCCGCGACGATGCCGTGCCGCTCCTGCTGGGCGGCGAGCACACCGTGACGGCGGCGGGCGTTGAGGCCGTCTCGCCGGAGGTGTTCGTCTGCCTCGACGCACACCTCGACCTGCGCGAGGCGTACGACGGCAACGAGTACAGCCACGCGACCGTCACCCGGCGAATCCTCGACGGGACGGGCGGGGAAGACGGCGACCACGCGGGCGGGGCAGATGACGACGGCGCGGCCAACGAAGCGGACGCCGCCGTCGCCGCCGTCGACGAGGCGGTCGTCCTCGGCGCGCGGACCGGCTCGCCGGCGGAGTGGGACCGCGCCGAAGCCGACGACGTGACCGTCGTCGCCCCCGAGGACGTCGCCGACTTCGACCTGGCGGCCCACCTCGACGGGCGCAGCGCGTACCTGAGCGTCGACGTCGACGCCGCTGATCCGGGGTTCGCACCGGGGACCGGCACGCCGGAACCGTTCGGGCTGGAGCCGCGCGAGATGCGCGACGTGGTCCGGACCGTCGCCCCGCGCGCCGCGGGCTTCGACGTGGTGGAGGTCAACGACCGCGACGACGGCCAGGCGGCGTCGCTGGCGGCGAAGCTCTGCCGGGAGTTCGTGTTCGCCCACGCCGACAGCTAG
- the lwrS gene encoding LWR-salt protein: MDAAYVFRVRVRFETPPGVSVSPQTVETTVEVDADPPGEGAWLFFRDTLWRGEVGDERHARELAESWLSVPVEAVRFSELRLDPAYREALEAAIEASPDEFDGDSARDVLHRHLGSSIRVVED; encoded by the coding sequence GTGGACGCCGCCTACGTATTCCGCGTGCGGGTCCGGTTCGAGACGCCGCCGGGCGTCAGCGTCTCGCCCCAGACGGTCGAGACGACCGTCGAGGTCGACGCCGACCCGCCCGGCGAGGGAGCGTGGCTGTTCTTCCGCGACACGCTCTGGCGGGGCGAGGTCGGGGACGAGCGCCACGCGCGGGAGCTCGCGGAGTCGTGGCTGTCGGTGCCGGTCGAGGCGGTGCGGTTCAGCGAACTGCGCCTCGATCCGGCGTACCGCGAGGCGCTCGAAGCCGCCATCGAGGCCAGTCCGGACGAGTTCGACGGCGACAGCGCCCGCGACGTCCTTCACAGGCACCTCGGCTCCAGCATCCGCGTCGTCGAGGACTGA
- a CDS encoding 4a-hydroxytetrahydrobiopterin dehydratase, translating to MAELLTDDEIRTQLPNGWERDGDEITRTYGFDDYLAGIAFVTQVGEVAEEEFHHPEIRVGYEEVEVRLTSHEEGGITEKDIRLANLFDAEY from the coding sequence ATGGCCGAACTACTCACCGACGACGAGATCCGAACGCAACTCCCCAACGGGTGGGAACGCGACGGCGACGAGATCACGCGGACCTACGGGTTCGACGACTACCTCGCCGGCATCGCCTTCGTCACGCAGGTCGGCGAGGTCGCCGAGGAGGAGTTCCACCACCCCGAGATCCGCGTCGGGTACGAGGAGGTCGAGGTGCGACTCACCAGCCACGAGGAGGGCGGCATCACCGAGAAGGACATCCGCCTGGCGAACCTCTTCGACGCGGAGTACTGA
- a CDS encoding DUF5518 domain-containing protein, producing MTRWRAVAGGFALAACSEALVFAATGRVTLVGGLAGSALAGYLAGDEPAEGAWHGLLTAMAWGIVLIPGLVVLSVVTDAPLPFPIEFLLPLLDTAGEATTAILLSASLPNVAAGALGSLARRRDDRSDRSNGQPQPRPTDGEPDDA from the coding sequence ATGACGCGATGGCGGGCCGTCGCGGGCGGGTTCGCACTCGCGGCCTGCAGCGAGGCGCTCGTCTTCGCCGCGACCGGGCGAGTGACGCTCGTCGGCGGGCTCGCCGGGAGCGCGCTCGCGGGGTACCTCGCGGGCGACGAGCCCGCCGAAGGGGCGTGGCACGGACTGCTGACCGCGATGGCGTGGGGAATCGTCCTCATCCCCGGGCTAGTCGTGCTCTCGGTCGTCACCGACGCGCCGCTGCCGTTCCCCATCGAGTTCCTGCTGCCGCTCTTAGACACCGCGGGAGAGGCGACGACGGCGATTCTCCTGAGCGCGAGCCTCCCGAACGTGGCGGCCGGCGCGCTCGGGAGCCTCGCTCGCCGACGGGACGATCGAAGCGATCGATCGAACGGCCAGCCGCAGCCTCGGCCGACGGACGGCGAACCGGACGACGCCTGA
- the hemA gene encoding glutamyl-tRNA reductase: protein MDVGVICGSRVSHHCADVDEIEDAAGEDVRAVVETLLDSEGVCEAFAIQTCNRAEAYVVAETTELGRRALGTVHGAASDDVVVETGHEESLRHLIRVAAGLESLVLGEDQILGQFKRAIEIARNAGALGPTLETGLTKAIHVGERARTETEINEGAISIGSAAARLAETEIDLDGATALVIGAGEMGKLAAEALAEAGVVELTVANRTVPHAEHIAETVDTAGRAISLDSVAEALGDADVVVTATSRPEYLLDPEDVDEAGETLVIDLAQPRDVHPDAAEVDAVVVHDIDALESVTEETKAARQAAAEEVEAMVDAEFDRLLDAYKRRQADEAISTMYEAAEQVKSREVETAISRLEAQGGLTDEQRETVESMADALVGQLLAAPTKSLRDAATEDDWSTIRTAMTLFDPEFGESRTALSEDDRTERAAGDPRAERDGETASPSAAGDCERKTGDEELPQYVLESASDD from the coding sequence ATGGACGTGGGAGTGATCTGCGGGTCCCGTGTGTCGCACCACTGCGCGGATGTCGACGAGATCGAGGACGCGGCCGGCGAGGACGTCCGAGCGGTCGTCGAGACGCTCCTCGACAGCGAGGGCGTCTGCGAGGCGTTCGCCATCCAGACCTGCAACCGAGCGGAGGCGTACGTCGTCGCCGAGACCACCGAACTCGGTCGGCGCGCGCTCGGAACGGTTCACGGAGCGGCCAGCGATGACGTCGTCGTCGAGACGGGCCACGAAGAGAGCCTCCGACACCTGATCCGCGTCGCCGCGGGGCTCGAATCGCTCGTTCTCGGCGAGGACCAGATCCTCGGACAGTTCAAGCGCGCGATCGAGATCGCCCGCAACGCCGGCGCGCTCGGTCCGACGCTGGAGACCGGGCTCACGAAGGCGATCCACGTCGGCGAGCGCGCACGGACCGAGACGGAGATCAACGAGGGGGCGATTTCGATCGGCTCGGCGGCCGCGCGGCTCGCCGAGACGGAGATCGACCTCGACGGGGCGACAGCGCTCGTGATCGGGGCCGGCGAGATGGGCAAACTCGCGGCCGAGGCACTCGCGGAGGCGGGCGTCGTCGAACTGACCGTCGCGAACCGGACGGTTCCCCACGCCGAACACATCGCCGAGACGGTCGATACCGCCGGTCGGGCGATTTCGCTCGACTCGGTCGCCGAGGCCCTGGGCGACGCCGACGTCGTCGTCACCGCGACGAGCCGTCCGGAGTACCTCCTCGACCCCGAAGACGTCGACGAGGCGGGCGAGACGCTCGTGATCGACCTCGCACAGCCGCGCGACGTCCACCCAGACGCCGCCGAGGTCGACGCGGTCGTCGTCCACGACATCGACGCCCTGGAGTCGGTCACCGAGGAGACGAAGGCCGCCCGACAGGCCGCCGCCGAGGAGGTCGAAGCGATGGTCGATGCGGAGTTCGACCGGCTGCTCGACGCCTACAAGCGGCGACAGGCCGACGAGGCGATCAGCACGATGTACGAGGCGGCCGAACAGGTGAAGTCCCGGGAGGTCGAGACCGCGATCTCGCGGCTGGAGGCCCAGGGCGGACTGACCGACGAGCAGCGCGAGACCGTCGAGTCGATGGCGGACGCGCTCGTCGGGCAGTTGCTCGCCGCGCCGACCAAGAGCCTCCGCGACGCCGCCACCGAGGACGACTGGTCGACGATCCGGACGGCGATGACGCTGTTCGATCCGGAGTTCGGCGAGTCGCGGACGGCGCTCTCGGAGGACGACCGAACGGAGCGAGCCGCGGGGGATCCTCGGGCCGAGCGGGACGGCGAGACGGCGTCCCCGAGCGCCGCCGGTGACTGCGAGCGAAAGACGGGCGACGAGGAGCTGCCGCAGTACGTTCTCGAAAGCGCCTCCGACGACTGA
- a CDS encoding molybdopterin biosynthesis protein: MSDRKEFHDLVDPDVAHDAIESLELAPAPETVPLAEARGRVLAERIDADLDVPGFDRASMDGYAVRGRDTFGADEADPVELDLVGSVHAGTEPEVEVGEGEAAEISTGAVMPDGADAVVMVERTEEVGESAVAVRTAVAPGDNVMLAGTDVAAGARALGPGTRLTPREIGLLSALGLDEVPVRGRPTVGIVSTGDELVRPGEALHSERGEIYDVNSYTIAAGVEEAGGEAELYPHAGDDYEQMERLLVEAAEECDLVLSSGSTSASAVDVIYRVIEERGDLLLHGVAVKPGKPMLIGELEDSAYVGLPGYPVSALTIFQTFVAPAIRDAAGLPEPQTATVRGEMAVRERYAEGRLRLMPVGLLTDEVGETLVYPVDKGSGATTSLVEADGIVAVDPDTEYLDAGEAVDVRLFSPDVRAPTLLVAGEDDPALSRLLDRLDNPRFLPVGSREGLRRLGGGVPDAAVVAGPVDRDVESVDLGGWTREWGLVVAAGNPLGIDGLADLADRDLAFVNRGRDAGIRASLDAAIEELAAERGASRPALTESIRGYEIGSKGFESPARAVARGNADAGLGLRATAEKLGLGFVPLGTESVRIRANPDRAAKPGVEELAAELEGAAETGLFASLAGYESE, from the coding sequence GTGAGCGACCGCAAGGAGTTCCACGACCTCGTCGACCCCGACGTGGCCCACGACGCGATCGAGTCGCTGGAGCTCGCCCCGGCCCCCGAGACGGTCCCGCTCGCGGAGGCCCGCGGGCGCGTCCTGGCCGAGCGGATCGACGCCGACCTCGACGTGCCGGGGTTCGACCGCGCGAGTATGGACGGCTACGCCGTCCGCGGCCGCGACACGTTCGGCGCGGACGAGGCCGACCCGGTCGAACTCGACCTCGTCGGCTCGGTCCACGCGGGCACGGAACCCGAGGTGGAAGTCGGCGAGGGCGAGGCCGCGGAGATCTCCACCGGCGCGGTGATGCCCGACGGCGCGGACGCCGTCGTGATGGTCGAGCGCACCGAGGAAGTGGGCGAGTCCGCCGTCGCCGTCCGCACGGCCGTCGCGCCCGGTGACAACGTGATGCTCGCCGGCACCGACGTCGCCGCCGGCGCGCGCGCGCTCGGCCCCGGAACGCGGCTCACGCCGCGGGAGATCGGCCTCCTCTCGGCGCTCGGACTCGACGAGGTGCCCGTCCGCGGCCGGCCGACGGTCGGCATCGTCTCGACGGGCGACGAACTCGTCCGTCCGGGCGAGGCCCTCCACAGCGAGCGCGGCGAGATCTACGACGTCAATAGCTACACCATCGCCGCGGGCGTCGAGGAGGCGGGCGGCGAGGCGGAACTGTACCCGCACGCGGGCGACGACTACGAGCAGATGGAGCGGCTGCTCGTCGAGGCCGCCGAGGAGTGCGACCTCGTGCTCTCCTCGGGGTCGACCTCGGCCTCCGCGGTCGACGTCATCTACCGCGTGATCGAGGAGCGCGGCGACCTCCTCCTGCACGGCGTCGCCGTCAAGCCCGGCAAGCCGATGCTGATCGGGGAACTCGAAGACAGCGCGTACGTCGGGCTGCCCGGCTACCCGGTCTCCGCGCTCACCATCTTCCAGACGTTCGTCGCGCCCGCGATCCGCGACGCCGCGGGCCTCCCGGAGCCGCAGACCGCGACCGTGCGCGGAGAAATGGCCGTCCGCGAGCGCTACGCCGAGGGTCGACTGCGACTGATGCCCGTCGGACTCCTGACCGACGAGGTGGGGGAGACGCTCGTCTACCCGGTCGACAAGGGTTCCGGGGCGACGACCTCGCTCGTCGAGGCCGACGGGATCGTCGCGGTCGATCCCGACACGGAGTACCTCGACGCGGGCGAGGCCGTCGACGTTCGACTGTTCTCGCCGGACGTCCGCGCGCCGACGCTGCTGGTCGCTGGCGAGGACGATCCGGCGCTCTCGCGGTTGCTCGATCGGCTGGACAATCCCCGGTTCCTCCCCGTCGGGAGCCGGGAGGGGCTCCGACGGCTCGGCGGCGGCGTCCCGGACGCGGCCGTCGTCGCGGGGCCCGTCGACCGCGACGTCGAGAGCGTCGACCTCGGCGGGTGGACCCGCGAGTGGGGACTCGTCGTCGCCGCCGGCAACCCCCTGGGTATCGACGGACTCGCGGACCTCGCGGATCGCGACCTCGCCTTCGTCAACCGCGGCCGCGACGCGGGAATCCGCGCGAGCCTCGACGCCGCCATCGAGGAGTTGGCCGCCGAGCGAGGCGCGTCGCGGCCGGCGCTCACGGAGTCGATCCGCGGCTACGAGATCGGCTCGAAGGGGTTCGAGAGCCCCGCCCGCGCGGTCGCTCGGGGGAACGCAGACGCGGGCCTCGGCCTCCGCGCGACCGCCGAGAAACTCGGGCTCGGGTTCGTCCCGCTCGGGACCGAGTCGGTCAGGATCCGCGCGAACCCGGACCGAGCGGCGAAGCCCGGCGTCGAGGAACTGGCCGCGGAACTCGAAGGCGCGGCCGAAACGGGGCTGTTCGCGTCGCTCGCGGGCTACGAGAGCGAGTGA
- a CDS encoding Hsp20/alpha crystallin family protein, translating into MTTLRDALRELPESVFADLLESEDAYRIVLDLPGVTAETAELRVERGRLVVEARREKAIPASFAYVDEGRSLFIDAELPLPPDATGAGASAEVERGVFTITLPKRDAAAGETIPITSAGDDA; encoded by the coding sequence ATGACAACACTGCGGGACGCGCTTCGGGAACTCCCGGAGTCGGTGTTCGCCGACCTGCTCGAGTCCGAGGACGCCTACCGGATCGTGCTCGATCTCCCCGGAGTGACGGCCGAGACCGCCGAGTTACGCGTCGAACGCGGACGGCTCGTCGTCGAAGCGAGACGGGAGAAGGCCATCCCCGCGTCGTTCGCCTACGTCGACGAGGGGCGCTCGCTGTTCATCGACGCCGAACTGCCGCTGCCGCCGGACGCGACCGGCGCCGGCGCGTCCGCGGAAGTCGAACGCGGCGTCTTCACGATCACGCTTCCGAAGCGAGACGCCGCGGCGGGTGAGACGATTCCGATCACGTCGGCCGGAGACGACGCGTAA
- a CDS encoding Nif3-like dinuclear metal center hexameric protein, translating to MELPTLTDRLDERLDTDAYADVDASANGLQVGPGDLSRTERDSSPAVDRVAFAVDAAAATIEDAAAAGADLLVTHHGLVWGGLDRVTGREYENVAALVENDFSLYVSHLPLDGHQELGNAAGLADYLDLDADTREPFGSLGPVTIGQRGRASDAYGVAELRERLAGLDTGGRAPQVLDFGPDEIRDIAIVTGSGADWLGEAADAGVDALITGEGKQQAYHEAREAGVHVFLAGHYATETFGVESLADLVSEWGLATTVLEHPTGL from the coding sequence ATGGAACTTCCGACGCTCACCGACAGACTCGACGAGAGACTCGACACCGACGCCTACGCCGACGTCGACGCCAGCGCGAACGGCCTCCAGGTCGGCCCCGGCGACCTCTCCCGCACCGAGCGCGACTCGTCGCCGGCGGTCGATCGCGTCGCGTTCGCCGTCGACGCCGCCGCGGCGACCATCGAAGACGCGGCCGCGGCGGGCGCGGACCTGCTCGTGACGCATCACGGCCTCGTCTGGGGCGGTCTCGACCGCGTGACCGGTCGCGAGTACGAGAACGTCGCCGCGCTCGTCGAGAACGACTTTTCCCTCTACGTCTCGCACCTCCCGCTCGACGGGCATCAGGAACTCGGGAACGCCGCCGGCCTCGCGGACTACCTGGATCTCGACGCTGATACTCGGGAGCCGTTCGGAAGTCTGGGCCCCGTCACGATCGGCCAGCGCGGCCGCGCGTCGGACGCCTACGGCGTGGCGGAACTGCGAGAGCGACTCGCCGGCCTCGACACCGGCGGTCGGGCGCCGCAGGTCCTCGACTTCGGCCCCGACGAGATCCGGGACATCGCTATCGTCACCGGGTCCGGCGCGGACTGGCTCGGTGAGGCGGCCGACGCCGGCGTCGACGCCCTCATCACCGGGGAAGGGAAGCAACAGGCGTACCACGAGGCCCGCGAAGCGGGCGTGCACGTCTTCCTCGCCGGCCACTACGCGACGGAGACCTTCGGCGTCGAGTCGCTCGCCGACCTCGTCTCGGAGTGGGGGCTCGCGACGACCGTGCTCGAACACCCGACCGGGCTGTAG
- a CDS encoding HAD family hydrolase, translating into MHADPNTAYDFWLFDLDGTLVDAEWSYTREVFDRVGDRVGREFTDREAEVIWHGLGGARDPQLREWGIDPETFWPAFHAVEDPQARAEATYLHDDAADLVSALVAADVPVGVVTHCQSFLAEPVVDHLDVGDWFDAFVSCTAETGWKPDPDPVHRAIERLGRDPAQPGRGVLAGDGASDVGAAWNAGLDGIHVERHAPEHRGRCVLADHRVSSFDELPLDGFGFDVAADGGQVR; encoded by the coding sequence ATGCACGCCGACCCGAACACCGCCTACGACTTCTGGCTCTTCGACCTCGACGGCACGCTCGTCGACGCCGAGTGGTCCTACACCCGCGAGGTGTTCGATCGCGTCGGCGACAGGGTCGGCCGGGAGTTCACCGACCGCGAGGCGGAAGTCATCTGGCACGGACTCGGCGGCGCGCGCGACCCGCAACTCCGGGAGTGGGGAATCGATCCCGAGACGTTCTGGCCGGCGTTTCACGCGGTCGAAGATCCCCAGGCCCGCGCGGAGGCGACGTACCTCCACGACGACGCCGCCGACCTCGTCTCCGCGCTCGTCGCCGCCGACGTCCCGGTCGGCGTCGTGACGCACTGCCAGTCGTTCCTCGCCGAACCGGTCGTCGACCACCTCGACGTCGGCGACTGGTTCGACGCGTTCGTCTCCTGCACGGCCGAGACCGGGTGGAAACCGGATCCAGACCCGGTTCACCGCGCGATCGAACGACTCGGTCGGGATCCCGCGCAACCCGGCCGCGGCGTCCTCGCGGGCGACGGCGCGAGCGACGTCGGCGCGGCCTGGAATGCCGGACTCGACGGCATCCACGTCGAGCGACACGCCCCGGAGCACCGGGGGCGCTGCGTCCTCGCGGACCACCGCGTCTCCTCGTTCGACGAGCTGCCGCTGGACGGCTTCGGCTTCGACGTGGCCGCCGACGGCGGGCAGGTCAGATAG
- a CDS encoding translation initiation factor IF-5A, which produces MPKEQKQVRELQEGSYVMMEDSPCKINAYSTAKPGKHGSAKARVEGKGVFDDKKRSLSQPVDAKVWVPIIERKQGQIVSVTDDDAQIMDLETYQTFTMRIPEDEDLSPDDEIEYLEYEGQRKII; this is translated from the coding sequence ATGCCGAAAGAGCAGAAGCAGGTCCGCGAACTGCAGGAAGGCAGCTACGTGATGATGGAAGACTCGCCTTGTAAGATCAACGCCTACAGCACCGCCAAGCCCGGGAAGCACGGCAGCGCCAAGGCGCGTGTCGAGGGGAAGGGAGTCTTCGACGACAAGAAGCGATCGCTGAGCCAGCCGGTCGACGCGAAGGTGTGGGTGCCGATCATCGAGCGCAAGCAGGGCCAGATCGTCTCCGTGACCGACGACGACGCCCAGATTATGGACCTCGAGACCTACCAGACGTTCACGATGCGCATCCCCGAGGACGAGGACCTCTCGCCCGACGACGAGATCGAGTACCTCGAGTACGAGGGCCAGCGGAAGATCATCTGA